The segment TCAGGGCAGGAGCCGTTGCAAAGGACGGGATGGTGAGGAACAGCGGGCTGAAGATGGTGGCCAGCAGGAACAGGATGCCGGTGGTCATAGCGGTCAGACCGGTGCGGCCGCCTTCGGTGACGCCGGAAGCGCTCTCCACGAAGGTGGTGGTGGTGGAAGTGCCCAGCACAGCGCCTGCGCAGGTGGCGATGGAGTCGGCCATCAGTGCGCCCTTGATGTGGGGCAGCTTGCCGTCCTCGTCCAGCATGTCGGCCTTGGAGGCAACACCGATCAGGGTGCCCAGCGTATCGAACAGGTCAACGAACAGGAAGGAGAACATGACGGCAAAGAAGTTCAGGATGCCAACGCCGGAGAAATCGGTCTTGAACACCTGACCAAAGGTCTTGCCCAGCGCGGAGAAGTCGAAGCTGACGAAGGCGGTGGGAATGACGGAGTACATGCCTGCGTCGGGGTTGGGAACATAGATGCCGGCGATCTCGCAGAGGATGCCCAGCACCCATGTGATAAGGATGCCGTACAGGATGCCGCCCTTGACCTTCTTTACCAGCAGGATGGCGGTGATCACAATACCCAACAGGGCAAGGATCGCGCCCATGCCCACGCTGGAGAAGGTCTCGCCCTTGAAGTGCTGGTAGGTGACGAGGGTAGAATCGCTATTGACGATCAGCTTTGCGTTCTGCAGACCGACAAAAGCAACGAACAGGCCGATGCCCACGCTGACGGCACTCTTCAGGGTCATGGGAATGGCGTTGAAGATGCCCTCACGGACATTGGTGAGGGACAGCACGATGAAGATGATGCCCTCCACAAAGACGGCCATCAGGGCCAGCTGCCAGCTGTAACCCATGGTGAGAACGACCGTGTAGGAGAAGTAGGCGTTCAGGCCCATGCCGGGAGCCAGTGCAAACGGATAGTTGGCAAGCAGAGCCATAAGCGCAGTTCCAACAAAGGATGCCAGCGCGGTGGCGATCAGAACAGCCTCGGAATCCATGCCCGAGGCGGACAGGATATTGGGGTTGACCGCAAGGATGTAGGCCATGGTCATGAAGGTGGTGATACCAGCCATGATCTCGGTCTTGGCATCGGTGTGGTTTTCTTTCAGATGAAAGATGTTTTCTAACATGAAGAACCTCCTGATTTTAAATAAGAAGCCGTTTTTATAAACACAGCACACCGCCTGAAGGGGGGTGCCCGCATCCGTTCGGCGCACCCTGCTTATAAACACAGCTCCCAAAACATCCCGCCGGTGCGTGCGGCGGGAAAGAACAAAAGCTATTGTAGCATGTTCCGCTTGTGTTTGTCCACAAAATAAACACACTTTTTTCATTTTTTGTCCAAAAATCGCAAATGAGTATGACTTTAAACGTTTCCGGGAGATTTGCCACAGGTTTCGCGTGGAAAAATACACTGCTTTCAAAAAATGACAGGATAACGTTGTTTAAAATACAACTTTGTTATACTGCAAGGACTTTTGCGAATTAAATATACCGTTCGGCCCTGAAAAAGTACACCCTGTCGGAATGCGGCAGACGGTGGTATCCTTTTGCCATAGCCCAGCACATCGGGGCAGAAAGGAGCTGATACCCACACCATGGGGCAGATAAAACAGGCCAAAGGGCTGGAAAGCCTGAGCCGGGCCACCGACACCCTGAGCACCCTGCTGGCGCAGGAGGTCCGGGAGCTGAATGCCCGCCAAAAGGCAGCAAAGAAAACGGGCGCGGCAGACGGCAGCACCATCAAGGGCCTCAAGGAGGCCACGGCGGTGCTCAAGGATCTGGCCGCTGTGGCCAAGACCCTGAACGATCAGGGCACGCAGACAGAGGGCACAGGATGCGGCGTGGTGATCCTGCCGCCCGTGGAGGAAGAAACATGAGCACACAGGAAGCAAGAGCGCCGGTGGTCTGGCGGCCACAACCCAGACAGGCCGAGTTCATGCGCCGCCCGGAGCCGGAAGCGCTGTACGGCGGTGCGGCAGGCGGCGGAAAAAGCGATGCGCTCATCATTGAAGCGCTGCGGCAGGTGCATATCCCACACTACCGGGCGCTGATCCTGCGCAAGACCTACCCGCAGCTTTCCGATCTGGTGGACAAAAGCCAGATGTACTACCGCAGGGCTTTTCCGCAGGCGCAGTACAACGCCACCACCCATGTGTGGAACTTCCCCAGCGGGGCAAAAATCTATTTTGGCTCCATGCAGTACACCAAGGACCGCACCAACTATCAGGGCAAGGCCTTCGATTTTATCGGCTTTGACGAGCTGACCCACTTTGAATGGGAAGAGTACAGCTACATGATGAGCCGCAACCGTCCCACCGGCCCGGGCACCCGGGTGTACATGCGGGCCACCACCAATCCCGGCGGCATCGGCCACGGGTGGGTGAAGGCAAGGTTCATCACGCCGGCACCACCCGGTACGCCCATTGTGGAGGAATACACAGTCAGGCTGCCGGACGGCACCGAGCAGAAACTGCAGCGCTCGCGGGTGTTCATCCCGTCCAGCATCTTTGATAACCCCGCCCTGCTGGCCAACGATCCCGGCTACCTTGCAAGCCTTGCCAGTATGCCGGAGGCGGAAAAGCAGGCCCTGCTCTATGGCAGCTGGGACAGCTTCAGTGGTCAGGTGTTTACCGAGTGGCGCAACGACCCGGCCCATTATCAGGATCAGCGCTGGACGCATGTCATCGCACCCTTCACCATCCCGAAGCACTGGACCATCTACCGGGGGTTCGATTTTGGCTTCTCGAAGCCCTTCTCGGTGGGGTGGTACGCTGCGGATGAGGACGGGCGGCTCTACCGTATCCGGGAGCTGTACGGCTGCACGGGCCGCCCCAACGAGGGCCTGCGTATCGACCCGGTGGAACAGGCCCGGCGCATCCGGGAGGCAGAGCAGAACGACCCTCTGCTGCGGGGCAGGGTGATCCACGGCATTGCTGACCCGGCCATCTTTGATGAGAGCCGCGGCGAGAGCATTGCTGCCATGATGGAGCGGGCACCCGGCTTTTTGCACTGGGCCCCCGGCGACCACACCCGTCTGGCCGGAAAGATGCAGTTCCACTACCGGCTGAACTTTGACACGGACGGCAGGCCGATGCTGCAGGTCTTCAACACCTGCAAACACTTCATCCGCACCATCCCGAACCTTGTGTACGATGAGAGCAATGTGGAGGACATCGACACCCGGCAGGAGGATCACATCTATGACGAGTGCCGCTATGTGCTGATGGAAAATCCCATCAGTCCACCCTGCCGCTGCGCTGCGCCGCCCCTGCAGGACGACCCGCTGGAGCTGCACAAACAGGCAAGATTTTACAGAATTTAAAGGAGAAACGCGATGGACGATTATGAGAACGAGAGCCTGCCGGTGGGCGAAGCACAGGTGGCCGAGGCCATGCAGACGCTGCAGCGCTACAAGGCGGGCAAGGCCGCGCTGGACAAGCGCATTGTGGACAACGAGCTGTGGTTCCGCATGGGCCACTGGAAGAATTACCAGAACCCCATGATGCCCGGCAAGGCCCAGCCCTCCAGCGGATGGCTGTTCAACAGCATTGCCAACAAGCATGCGGACGCCATGGACAACTACCCGGAGCCCAACGTGCTGCCCCGGTCGGCAGATGACGAGGACACCGCACGGGCACTTTCCAGCGTATTGCCGGTGGTGCTGGAACAGGCCGACTACGAGCAGGTGTACAGCGACTGCTGGTGGCGCAAGCTCAAGACAGGCACCGGCGTGACCGGCATCTTCTGGGACCCGGCAATGCGCGGCGGCATCGGCGACATTGCGGTGCGCAGCGTGAACCTGCTGATGCTCTACTGGGAGCCGGGCGCAGCAGATATTCAGGCGTCGCCGGACTTTTTCAGTCTGAGCCTTGAGGATACGGCCCAGCTGAGCGCCCGGTATCCGCAGCTGCGGGGCCGCACCGCCAGTGTGCTGGATGTGCCCCGGTACATCCACGATGAAGGGCAGGACACCAGCACCAAGAGCGTGGTGGTGGACTGGTACTATAAGCGGCCGGATGCCAGTGGACGCATGGTGCTGCACTACTGCAAGTTCTGCAACGGCGTGGTGCTGTACGCCAGCCAGAACGACCCGGCGCTGGCAGAAAGCGGCCTGTACGACCACGGACAGTACCCCTTTGTATTTGACCCGCTGTTCGTGGAGGAGGACAGCCCGGCGGGCTTTGGCTACATCGATGTGATGAAGGACTGCCAGACGGCCATTGACAAGATGAACCATGCCATGGACGAGAACGTGCTGCTGAGTGCAAAGCAGCGGTATGTGCTCAGCGACACGGCAGGGGTCAACGAGGAAGAGCTGGCCGATTTCAGCCGGGACATCGTGCATGTGGTGGGCCGTCTGAACGACGACAGCTTCCGTCCCCTGCAGACGGCCGGCCTGCAGGGCAACAGCCTGAGCTACCGCCAGAGCCGCATTGAGGAGCTGAAGGAGATCAGCGGCAACCGGGATATGACGCAGGGTGGAACTGCCGGCGGTGTGACCGCAGCCAGCGCCATTGCGGCCTTGCAGGAGGCAGGCTCAAAGCTTTCCCGCGATATGCTCAAGAGCGCCTACCGCGCCTTTGCCAAGCAGTGCTACCTGATCATCGAGCTGATGCGCCAGTTCTACGACGAACAGCGGGTGTTCCGCATCGTGGGCGAGAGCGGCGAGAACCGGTTCGTGCCCTTCTCGGCGCAGGCGCTGCGGGCTGTGCCCGGCGGCAGCGTGGGCGGCGTGGAGCTGGGCAGCCGGGAACCGGTCTTTGACATCGTAGTCAGTGCCGCCAAGAAGAGCACCTTCAGCCGCCTTTCCCAGAACGAGACCGCAAAAGAATGCTATCAGCTGGGCTTTTTCAAGCCGGAGAATTCCGATGCCGCCCTTGCGGCACTGGACATGATGGATTTTGAAGGCATCGAGAAAGTGCGCCAGCGGGTGCGGCAGAACGGCACCCTTGCCCAGCAGCTGGCACAGCTGCAGGACCAGATGGTGCGGATGGCGGCGGTGATCGAGATGCAGGGCAGCGGCCAGAGCGATGCCGATGGCCTGACCCGCAGCGTGAGCAGCGCGTTCACGCAGAAAAACGGGCAGGCTGCAGCCACAAAGCTGGCGGGCCTTGGCAGCGCACTGCCGGTGGCCGCTGCCGCAAGAGCCATGGATCTACATTGAAAAGGAGGTGAATTTTTATGATGAAGGTTGTTTACAGCGAAATGGATACCCCGGCCGGGATCAGTTGCCGGTTGGAAGCTGCCGGTCACGCAGGCTATGCGCCTGCCGGGCAGGACATCGTATGCGCCGGTGCCAGCACCGTGATGCAGGGGCTTGTGTGCCTGCTGGCAGGCGAAGAGAGTGCCCGCAGCGATGCCTTTGACGAGCCGGACGGCCCGCGTCTGGCGGTGCAGGCAGACGCGCCCTGCGCAGAATGGGTGCAGGGTGCCTTTGAACTGGCCAAGGCCTGCTTTGCACTGCTGGCTGAGCGCTACCCGGAGAATGTCCGCTTTGCGGATGTGAGCCGCCGGGGCGAGAAGAGCATGATGGACCTGCAGCTCTTTGCAGAAGGAGATGCCGCTCCTGCGCCCCCGGCCCTGAGCGAAGCACAGACCCGGCAGGCAGTCGCTTCCGGCACCATGAAGCCCGGTGAAGCCGCACCTGCCGTGCCCGCTGCGCCCCAGCCGGAACCGGAAGCCCGGCCTGAGCCGCCCGTTCAGCGCCCGGAGCTGCCACCGCTGTCCGGCCTTGCCTGCAGCACCCGGACGGCAGTGCAGGGCCTGCACGCCCGCTGGGCGGCAGAAGAAGCGGCCATGCGCCGCAGCCAGCCGGACTTCAATTTGCAGAAGGAACTGCGCAGCCCGGAAATGCGCCGTCTGATGCAGCTGCCCGGGATGCGGGTGCAGGACGCCTACCGCCTGACCCATTACGATGAAAACCTGCGCACCGCTGCACAGGCGGTGGAACAGGGGGTGGTGGAGCGGATCCAGCAGCGCGCCGCACGGCCCACCGAAAACGGCATCCGTCCCGGCGGTGCGGCCACCGTCCGCCCGGACGTTGCCAGCATGACCCGCGCCCAGCGCGAAGCACTGGAACGCCGTGTGCTCCACGGAGCACAGATCGAACTGTAACGTTTTGACAAGAGAAAGGAACCAGACTATGAACCACACTTTCAACATCCAGCTGTTTGCCGAGAACCTGAACACCACCGCGACCATGTCGCAGGAAATGAAGACCTTCTACGAGAAGCGTCTCATCGATCAGGCTGAGCCGCGTCTGGTGCACGACCAGTTTGCGGACTACTACCCGGTGCCCCAGAACGGCGGCAAGACCATCGAGTTCCGCAAGTATGACAGCCTGCCCAAGGCGTCCACTCCGCTGACCGAGGGCGTGACCCCCAATGGCCAGACCCTGAACGTGACCACCATTACCAGCGACCTGCACCAGTACGGCGGCTGGACCCCGCTGACCGATGTACTGCAGATGACTGCCATCGACAACAATGTGGTGCAGGCCACCCGTGTGCTGGCAAGTCAGGCGGGCCGCACCATGGACAGCATCACCCGCGATGTGCTGGCAGGCGGCACCAACGTCATCTATGCGCCCAAGCTGGCGGCAGATGGTGCCGAGACTGCTGTGACCAGCCGCAAGGCGCTGGACAAGACCTGCACCCTGACCCCGAAGCTGTTCTTCCAGGCGGCGGCACAGCTGGGTGCCATGAATGCGGACCCCATCGGCGACAGCTACATCGCCATCATCCACCCCTATGCCGCCTACGACCTCAAAACCAGCAAGGAGTTCATTGAGGTGCACAAGTACGCCGACCCGGACACCATGTTCCGCGGCGAGATCGGCAAGCTGGGCAATATCCGCTTTATCGAGACCAGCGAGGCCAAGATCTGGAAGGACGACACCTGCCCCACCGGTCTGGCTGTGTTCGGTACGCTGGTGCTGGGTGCCCATGCCTACGGTGTCACCGAGCTGGAGGGCGGCGGTCTGGAGCACATCGTCAAGCAGCTGGGCTACGGCGACGACCCGCTGAACCAGCGTGCTTCCGTGGGCTGGAAGGGCATGCGTGCGGCAGAGCGTCTGGTGGAGCAGTACATGGTGCGCATCGAGAGCGCATCCAGCTATTCCGCTTCGGCTGCTGCCAACTGAGGAGGTGTGAACCATGGCTGAAAAGAAAAATGTGCGTATCCGGCTGTTCAAGGACAACAGCCGCTACAAGGGCGACCTGTTCGTCAGCGTCAACGGCGTGAACTATAAGATCCGCCGGGGCGTGGAGGTGGAAGTGCCGCCCGAGGTGGCTGAGGTGCTGGAGCACAGCCAGATGCAGGACGAGCTGACCGCCGCCCGCATCGCGGCAGCGGAAAACGCCGCACAGTAATCTGAAGAAAGGAAGCCCGGCTGGGAGCAGCTGCCCGGCCGGGCTTTTTCAGAAAAGGAGTGAGATCTATGACTGTAGGACAGGCGCTGGAGCGCGCCGAAGAGCTGCGCCCGGGCAGCCGCATTGCACTGTCTACCCGGCAGGCGTGGCTGCGGGAGGCAGATGCCATGCTGCGGGAACGCTTTTTCAAACACAGCATCACGGATGCCTACAACGATGTAGGCGCAGACCTTGCATGGGATGACAGCCTGCAGGATGAAGATGTCCTGCTGGCTCCGGCACCCTTTGACGCAATGTATCCCCACTATCTGTGTGCCATGACCGATGCGGCCCTTGGGGAGACCGACCGCTATGCCGGGGAACAGGCGCAGTACAACAGTATTCTGGCCGACCTTGCGGCGTGGCTGCGGCGCACCTATCCGCCGCTGACCGCCGTTCAGTGGCGCTGGTAAGGAGGTGGTGGATATGGTCCTTGCAAACCGGACAAAGCTTGCAAACAGCCGCAGCCTTGTGCGGGTGTTCGGCGGGCTGAACGAGACCTACGCCTGCTCGGAAGCAGAGTACAGCGCGGGTGTGAATTTTTCGGCAAGGGATTTTCCCGCCCTGAGCACCCGCAAGCCCCGCCGGAAGCTGCACGCACTGACCGGCCTGAACGGCATGTACCACCTGAACGGTCTGCTGACCATCTGCGGGAAGGATATCATTTATACCCCGGACGATGCCGGGGCCGACACGGTGAGCTGCACGAATGCGGTATCCGACAGCCGCAAGGCGTTGGTAGGCATCGGCACAAAGATCCTGATCTTTCCGGACAAGCTGGCCTTTGATACGGCAGACGGCAGCGTTTCTGCGCTGGGCGCAGTATGGAAGGCAGAGGGTCAGAGCGTGCAGTTTACGCCCTGTGATGCTGCGGGCAAGACCTATCAGCCAGACAGCTATGGCAAGGAGGAACCGGAAAAGCCTGCAGACGGGCAGCTGTTTTTAAAGGTGGAGGATGAGGAACACCCGTGGAGCAGCACCGGCACGCTGGAGGTGTACAGCACATCCTCCGGCAACTGGACGGCAGTGCCGCTGGACTATTGCCGCATCACGGCAGCAGGTGCACAGAAGCTGTTTGCCCAGTGGGACACTGTGACGGTGTCGGGCACGGCGGCGCAGCAGGCCGGGATGTGGGAAGAACTGAACGGCGATCTGGTGGTGTATGATCTGCTGGAAAACGGCCTGCGGGTGAAGGTGACACCGAAGGGTGAATGCTTTTACGGCACACTGGTGCAGGGCGCGGACAGTGCCCGGTGGACCAGTCTGGACGGCAAAGAGACCCGCAGCTTTGCGGTGAGCACGCCGGTGCGGATAGAACGCCGCGTGCCGGATCTGGACTACATCACCGAGTGTGACAACCGGGTGTGGGGCTGCAGCAGCAAGGAAAACGTGATCTATGCCTGTAAACTGGGCGACCCCACCAACTGGTTCTCCTACCGGGGCATCGCAGCGGACAGCTATGCCGTCACGGTGGGCAGCGATGGGGCGTTTACCGGAGCGGCCACCTGCATGGGTTATGCGCTGTTTTTTAAGGAGAACACCCTGCACAAGCTCTACGGCTCCAAGCCCTCGGACTTTCAGCTCACATCCCTGCGCTGCAGGGGCGTGGCTAAAAACGCGGCCCGCAGCCTGTGTGTGCTGAATGAGACGCTGTATTATCTTTCGCCGGACGGCGTGATGGCATGGGACGGCAGCATCCCCACCAAGGTGTCCGGTGTGCTGGATTCGGGACGCCTTTCTAATGTACAGAGCGCAGTGGGCGGCGCGCTGGATGGCCGGTATTACCTGCACATTGCCCGCGCGGCAGCGGGGGAAGGTGTGGCAAGGCTGCTGGTCTATGATACCGAACGTGCGCTCTGGAGCGAGGAGGATGTCTGCTCCTACGAAATGACCAGCACCGGCGGACAGCTTTACCTGTGGGACGGTCAGGCCCTGTGGGCCGCAGACCCCAGCCGCGAGACCGACTGGCAGAGTACGGACGGCGTGGAGGAAAAGCTGAACTTTGAACTGGTCACGGGAGACATTGGTCTGGACGGTGCAGAGGACCGGTATCTTTCCCGGCTGACGCTGCGGCTGGATGCCGAATGCGGCAGCACGGTGACGGTGGCGGCAAGCTATGACGGAGGCCCCTGGGAAACGGTGGCAGAGCTGGCTGCGCAGAATGTGCGCCGGAGCTACGATATGCCGTTCGTTCCCCGGCGGCACGGTACGTTGCGGCTGCGCCTGAAGGGCAGGGGACAGATCACCCTGCGCAGCATTGCAAAAACAGTGGCCGCTGCCAAAGGCGGCATTACAGGCGGGGAGGTGTGAAAAATGGCAAGCGTAATGGGCATCAATAAGATCGGTCTGCCCAAGCTCAGTGAGAACATGGACCCGGAGGACGCCCGCGCACTGCGCAGCTATCTGTACCAGCTGCAGGAACAGCTGCAATATGTGCTGAGCAATCTGGATACCGAAAACATGTCAGAGGAACTGCGTACCAGACTGCAGGATCTGTAAGAAAAGGAGTTTTTATGG is part of the Faecalibacterium sp. HTF-F genome and harbors:
- a CDS encoding NCS2 family permease codes for the protein MLENIFHLKENHTDAKTEIMAGITTFMTMAYILAVNPNILSASGMDSEAVLIATALASFVGTALMALLANYPFALAPGMGLNAYFSYTVVLTMGYSWQLALMAVFVEGIIFIVLSLTNVREGIFNAIPMTLKSAVSVGIGLFVAFVGLQNAKLIVNSDSTLVTYQHFKGETFSSVGMGAILALLGIVITAILLVKKVKGGILYGILITWVLGILCEIAGIYVPNPDAGMYSVIPTAFVSFDFSALGKTFGQVFKTDFSGVGILNFFAVMFSFLFVDLFDTLGTLIGVASKADMLDEDGKLPHIKGALMADSIATCAGAVLGTSTTTTFVESASGVTEGGRTGLTAMTTGILFLLATIFSPLFLTIPSFATAPALIIVGFYMMGSAVKIDFNDPSEGIPAFLTILAMPTAYSISEGIAIGVISWTIINVATGKAKEKKISPLMYVLTVLFILKYVFL
- a CDS encoding N4-gp56 family major capsid protein, whose translation is MNHTFNIQLFAENLNTTATMSQEMKTFYEKRLIDQAEPRLVHDQFADYYPVPQNGGKTIEFRKYDSLPKASTPLTEGVTPNGQTLNVTTITSDLHQYGGWTPLTDVLQMTAIDNNVVQATRVLASQAGRTMDSITRDVLAGGTNVIYAPKLAADGAETAVTSRKALDKTCTLTPKLFFQAAAQLGAMNADPIGDSYIAIIHPYAAYDLKTSKEFIEVHKYADPDTMFRGEIGKLGNIRFIETSEAKIWKDDTCPTGLAVFGTLVLGAHAYGVTELEGGGLEHIVKQLGYGDDPLNQRASVGWKGMRAAERLVEQYMVRIESASSYSASAAAN
- a CDS encoding ribosomal-processing cysteine protease Prp; the encoded protein is MMKVVYSEMDTPAGISCRLEAAGHAGYAPAGQDIVCAGASTVMQGLVCLLAGEESARSDAFDEPDGPRLAVQADAPCAEWVQGAFELAKACFALLAERYPENVRFADVSRRGEKSMMDLQLFAEGDAAPAPPALSEAQTRQAVASGTMKPGEAAPAVPAAPQPEPEARPEPPVQRPELPPLSGLACSTRTAVQGLHARWAAEEAAMRRSQPDFNLQKELRSPEMRRLMQLPGMRVQDAYRLTHYDENLRTAAQAVEQGVVERIQQRAARPTENGIRPGGAATVRPDVASMTRAQREALERRVLHGAQIEL
- a CDS encoding chemotaxis protein → MGQIKQAKGLESLSRATDTLSTLLAQEVRELNARQKAAKKTGAADGSTIKGLKEATAVLKDLAAVAKTLNDQGTQTEGTGCGVVILPPVEEET
- a CDS encoding phage terminase large subunit is translated as MSTQEARAPVVWRPQPRQAEFMRRPEPEALYGGAAGGGKSDALIIEALRQVHIPHYRALILRKTYPQLSDLVDKSQMYYRRAFPQAQYNATTHVWNFPSGAKIYFGSMQYTKDRTNYQGKAFDFIGFDELTHFEWEEYSYMMSRNRPTGPGTRVYMRATTNPGGIGHGWVKARFITPAPPGTPIVEEYTVRLPDGTEQKLQRSRVFIPSSIFDNPALLANDPGYLASLASMPEAEKQALLYGSWDSFSGQVFTEWRNDPAHYQDQRWTHVIAPFTIPKHWTIYRGFDFGFSKPFSVGWYAADEDGRLYRIRELYGCTGRPNEGLRIDPVEQARRIREAEQNDPLLRGRVIHGIADPAIFDESRGESIAAMMERAPGFLHWAPGDHTRLAGKMQFHYRLNFDTDGRPMLQVFNTCKHFIRTIPNLVYDESNVEDIDTRQEDHIYDECRYVLMENPISPPCRCAAPPLQDDPLELHKQARFYRI